A single genomic interval of Plantibacter sp. Leaf314 harbors:
- a CDS encoding AraC family transcriptional regulator, which translates to MSGIDGTGASIDPRGVLYPARLPTFHRVEAPAELSGLVRWFWIPEWRLAPGRTSRQELLPFPASNLVVGPDAVTLAGPTTSASHRDLTGSGWAVGMLLRPAALMTLIDDPGALRDVEVPFAAPSLHGDVVAAMADPDRDAARSGAVRACQAWCADRFPTVDADGLLANRLEEVVAGDRDIVRVEQLAARLGVGVRAVQRLAQRSVGLPPLTIIRRYRLQEAAQRLRDDADVTIAQVAADLGYADHAHLTSDFRRVLGLTPTGYRRDPDSRPDR; encoded by the coding sequence ATGTCCGGTATCGACGGCACCGGGGCGTCCATCGATCCCCGCGGCGTGCTCTACCCGGCCCGGTTGCCGACCTTCCACCGGGTGGAGGCGCCGGCCGAGCTCTCCGGCCTCGTCCGGTGGTTCTGGATCCCGGAGTGGCGACTCGCGCCGGGGCGCACCTCCCGCCAGGAGCTGCTGCCGTTCCCCGCATCGAACCTCGTCGTCGGGCCGGATGCGGTGACGCTCGCCGGCCCGACGACGAGCGCGTCCCACCGCGATCTCACGGGGAGCGGCTGGGCGGTCGGCATGCTGCTGCGGCCGGCGGCGCTCATGACCCTGATCGACGATCCCGGGGCGCTCCGCGACGTCGAGGTGCCGTTCGCAGCGCCGTCGCTCCACGGCGACGTGGTGGCGGCGATGGCCGATCCGGACCGCGACGCCGCCCGCAGCGGGGCGGTTCGCGCCTGCCAGGCCTGGTGCGCCGACCGGTTCCCGACGGTCGACGCCGACGGACTGCTCGCCAACCGGCTGGAGGAGGTCGTTGCGGGTGACCGCGACATCGTCAGGGTCGAGCAGCTCGCAGCACGCCTCGGCGTGGGCGTCCGTGCCGTCCAGCGGCTCGCGCAGCGGTCCGTCGGGCTGCCGCCCCTGACGATCATCCGGCGCTATCGGTTGCAGGAGGCGGCGCAGCGGCTCCGAGACGACGCCGACGTCACGATCGCCCAGGTCGCCGCGGACCTCGGCTACGCCGACCACGCGCACCTGACCTCGGACTTCCGACGGGTGCTCGGGCTGACGCCGACGGGCTACCGTCGTGATCCCGACAGTCGCCCGGACCGATGA
- a CDS encoding glyoxalase/bleomycin resistance/extradiol dioxygenase family protein has product MSESTASKTGVTGDHTTAGVPNGSTSLTPFLVVARAAEAIEFYRAVLGARLVDATEMGGVVVHAELDLGDGRLQLGEPNPEYGLIPAPGGESDCYSLGFFCADVDAVVARATAAGATIREPATDFVSGDRFASIRDPFGVRWSIMSRIEDLSEEESARRVADWAAQAASGRS; this is encoded by the coding sequence ATGAGCGAATCCACTGCATCGAAGACCGGTGTCACCGGCGACCACACCACCGCCGGGGTGCCTAACGGTTCCACGAGCCTGACCCCGTTCCTCGTGGTGGCTCGCGCCGCCGAGGCGATCGAATTCTACCGAGCGGTCCTCGGGGCGCGACTGGTGGACGCCACCGAGATGGGCGGCGTCGTCGTGCACGCCGAACTCGACCTCGGCGACGGACGCCTCCAACTCGGGGAACCGAACCCGGAGTACGGCTTGATCCCTGCGCCCGGCGGCGAGTCCGACTGCTACTCCCTGGGCTTCTTCTGCGCCGACGTGGATGCGGTGGTCGCGAGGGCCACGGCCGCGGGTGCGACGATCCGGGAGCCGGCCACGGACTTCGTCTCCGGCGACCGCTTCGCGTCGATCCGCGACCCGTTCGGCGTCCGCTGGTCGATCATGTCCCGCATCGAGGACCTGTCCGAGGAGGAGAGCGCTCGACGCGTGGCCGACTGGGCGGCACAGGCCGCGTCCGGTCGGAGCTGA
- the crcB gene encoding fluoride efflux transporter CrcB, with protein MTPWLFLAIAAAGGVGAAARFVVDGLIRSRVGGAYPWGTTVINVSGSLLLGLVTALALGGVVDEAWRLVLGGGLLGGYTTFSTASIETVRLLHDGRSRAGLTNALGMLVASVVAALVGYGLGSLLA; from the coding sequence ATGACCCCCTGGCTGTTCCTCGCGATCGCGGCGGCCGGCGGTGTCGGCGCCGCTGCCCGCTTCGTCGTCGACGGCCTCATCCGCTCCCGTGTGGGTGGCGCGTACCCCTGGGGCACGACCGTCATCAACGTCAGCGGGTCGCTCCTGCTCGGCCTCGTGACGGCGCTGGCCCTCGGCGGGGTCGTCGACGAAGCGTGGCGGCTCGTCCTCGGGGGTGGGCTGCTCGGTGGGTACACGACGTTCAGCACAGCGAGCATCGAGACCGTCCGGCTGCTCCACGACGGACGTTCCCGGGCCGGATTGACGAACGCGTTGGGCATGCTCGTCGCGTCGGTCGTCGCGGCCCTGGTCGGCTACGGGCTCGGTTCGCTCCTCGCCTAG
- a CDS encoding CrcB family protein, whose protein sequence is MTAAPTGTRAPHLQPATIAMVALGGAIGTGAREAISLAIPPIGGVPVAILGINVVGAFLLGLLLESLLRRGPDDGRRRDLRLFLGTGVLGGFTTYSALAADSSVLLLEGSALVGVLYAVGSVVLGVLASWSGIVLARRIGGGRS, encoded by the coding sequence GTGACGGCCGCTCCGACGGGGACACGGGCTCCGCACCTCCAACCCGCCACGATCGCGATGGTCGCGCTCGGTGGCGCGATCGGGACGGGCGCCCGCGAGGCGATCTCGCTCGCGATCCCGCCCATCGGCGGTGTCCCCGTGGCCATCCTCGGCATCAACGTCGTCGGCGCCTTCCTGCTCGGCCTCCTCCTCGAGTCGCTCCTCCGACGCGGGCCCGACGACGGCCGTCGACGCGATCTCCGCCTCTTCCTCGGCACCGGCGTCCTCGGCGGTTTCACGACGTACAGCGCGCTCGCGGCCGACAGCAGTGTCCTCCTCCTCGAGGGGAGCGCGCTCGTGGGGGTGCTGTACGCGGTGGGGAGCGTCGTGCTGGGCGTCCTCGCGAGCTGGAGCGGCATCGTCCTCGCCCGACGGATCGGCGGTGGCCGCTCATGA
- a CDS encoding universal stress protein, translating into MSEAQRGTAIVVGVTPGQPDTVLIEAASFAQAFACRLVLAHVDASRFVVVENVDGTVTSLPFDADLHDFDPEPADPGLEATAHRLLDHTGVAWELNQLAGDPARALGRLADSVSARAIIVGTRERGLRKGILEFFNGSVAATLAHRQARPVVVVPLAPSATDEPLWDAPAGDLR; encoded by the coding sequence ATGAGCGAAGCGCAGCGGGGTACCGCGATCGTGGTCGGTGTCACGCCGGGGCAGCCCGATACCGTGCTCATCGAGGCGGCGTCGTTCGCGCAGGCCTTCGCCTGCCGGCTCGTCCTCGCCCACGTCGACGCGAGCCGGTTCGTCGTGGTCGAGAACGTCGACGGCACCGTCACGTCGTTGCCGTTCGACGCCGATCTGCACGACTTCGACCCGGAGCCGGCCGATCCCGGCCTCGAGGCGACCGCGCATCGTCTCCTCGACCACACCGGCGTCGCGTGGGAGCTGAACCAGCTCGCCGGCGATCCGGCGCGAGCCCTCGGCAGGCTCGCCGATTCGGTGTCCGCGCGGGCCATCATCGTCGGAACCCGGGAGCGTGGCCTGCGGAAAGGCATCCTCGAGTTCTTCAACGGTTCCGTCGCCGCGACGCTGGCCCATCGGCAGGCGCGTCCGGTGGTCGTGGTCCCACTCGCGCCGAGCGCCACCGACGAACCGCTGTGGGACGCCCCCGCCGGCGACCTGCGGTGA
- a CDS encoding HhH-GPD-type base excision DNA repair protein: MTGTLHITGDQDADRLLSSDPLALLIGMLLDQQVPMETAFAGPLKIRDRLGSFDAATIAREEPEAFSSLFKTSPAVHRFPGSMAGRVQGLCAAIVDDWDGDAEAIWTRDAPDGPEILKRLLALPGFGEQKAKIFLALLGKRYGLSADGWREASEPYGEDGSLRSVADIVDPESLAQVRAAKQAAKAAAKRAKGE; this comes from the coding sequence ATGACCGGAACCCTGCACATCACGGGAGACCAGGACGCCGACCGGCTGCTGTCCTCGGACCCGCTCGCCCTCCTCATCGGCATGCTCCTCGACCAGCAGGTCCCCATGGAGACAGCCTTCGCCGGCCCGCTGAAGATCCGCGATCGTCTCGGCTCCTTCGATGCGGCCACCATCGCGCGGGAAGAACCCGAGGCGTTCTCCTCCCTCTTCAAGACGAGTCCCGCCGTGCACCGGTTCCCGGGTTCCATGGCCGGCCGGGTGCAGGGGCTCTGCGCCGCGATCGTCGACGACTGGGACGGCGACGCGGAGGCGATCTGGACGCGCGACGCGCCCGACGGCCCGGAGATCCTGAAGCGCCTGCTCGCCCTGCCGGGGTTCGGTGAGCAGAAGGCGAAGATCTTCCTCGCGCTCCTCGGCAAGCGCTACGGACTGAGCGCCGACGGCTGGCGCGAGGCGTCGGAACCCTACGGCGAGGACGGCAGTCTCCGGTCCGTCGCCGACATCGTTGACCCGGAGTCGCTCGCGCAGGTGCGGGCGGCGAAGCAGGCGGCCAAGGCCGCCGCGAAGCGCGCGAAGGGGGAGTGA
- a CDS encoding DUF3073 domain-containing protein yields MGRGRQKAKHTKIARELKSFSPDVNYNALERELTGHSADGPNTGVDESYDDEIAKWAEYADKYADGEAKGA; encoded by the coding sequence ATGGGTCGTGGCCGTCAAAAGGCAAAGCACACGAAGATCGCTCGTGAGCTCAAGTCGTTCAGCCCGGACGTGAACTACAACGCGCTCGAGCGCGAGCTCACGGGACACTCCGCCGACGGCCCGAACACGGGCGTCGACGAGAGCTACGACGACGAGATCGCGAAGTGGGCTGAGTACGCCGACAAGTACGCCGACGGTGAGGCGAAGGGCGCGTAG
- a CDS encoding 2TM domain-containing protein: protein MNTDELRSAAKKRLKAQHDFKQFLAVWGAVSVLLVVIWLLTGAWGYFWPIWPIFVMGIAVLFVGLDAYGPSKHITEDAIDAEVARLVERQQRRAAARAAAAQPTYEQGQPYAGGQTTAYDPSVYQNGQTGQAPVYDPTQYQRQTGSYDTAQYQTGPTAGYGAQPSPDSANQAYTGTQQYGTQEQPSAETTAVPAPPRTTEPTPTEQFAAVFSGTGLPTATDHAPSEPAESIVLESTATGDTETVTAAADETQARLDGETPVEHVSTEGTATDGATDRATTSAAAAPAATVSAPRKTTTRSTTPRKPAAKAATAAGTTVRKTSSTRASTGAAAPKATGAKAPATKAAGATGTKRATSASATDGTPKAATAKAPAKPRTTKPKVTPTEAPTTATEPGTAE from the coding sequence ATGAACACCGACGAGCTCCGCAGTGCCGCCAAGAAGCGCCTGAAGGCGCAACACGATTTCAAGCAGTTCCTCGCCGTCTGGGGTGCGGTCTCCGTCCTCCTCGTCGTCATCTGGCTCCTCACGGGCGCCTGGGGATACTTCTGGCCGATCTGGCCGATCTTCGTGATGGGCATCGCGGTCCTGTTCGTCGGTCTCGACGCCTACGGGCCGTCGAAGCACATCACCGAGGACGCGATCGACGCCGAGGTCGCCCGTCTGGTCGAGAGGCAGCAGCGGCGTGCCGCGGCACGTGCGGCCGCCGCCCAGCCCACGTACGAGCAGGGTCAGCCGTACGCCGGTGGTCAGACCACCGCCTACGACCCCTCCGTCTACCAGAACGGGCAGACCGGCCAGGCGCCCGTCTACGACCCGACGCAGTACCAGCGCCAGACGGGGTCCTACGACACCGCGCAGTACCAGACCGGCCCGACGGCCGGATACGGCGCCCAGCCGTCGCCCGACTCGGCGAACCAGGCCTACACCGGCACCCAGCAGTACGGCACGCAGGAGCAGCCGTCGGCTGAGACCACTGCCGTCCCGGCTCCGCCCCGGACCACTGAGCCGACGCCGACCGAGCAGTTCGCCGCCGTCTTCTCCGGCACCGGCCTGCCGACGGCCACGGACCACGCGCCGAGCGAACCGGCCGAGTCCATCGTCCTCGAGTCCACGGCCACCGGCGACACCGAGACGGTGACGGCGGCCGCCGACGAGACGCAGGCACGACTGGACGGCGAGACGCCGGTCGAGCACGTGTCCACCGAGGGCACCGCAACCGATGGCGCCACCGACCGGGCGACGACGTCCGCCGCAGCGGCACCCGCCGCGACGGTCAGTGCACCGCGGAAGACGACGACGCGCTCGACGACACCGCGGAAGCCCGCCGCCAAGGCGGCGACGGCCGCCGGCACCACGGTCCGGAAGACGAGCTCGACCCGCGCCTCCACCGGCGCCGCCGCACCGAAGGCGACCGGGGCGAAGGCTCCGGCCACGAAGGCCGCCGGTGCGACGGGGACGAAGCGGGCCACGTCCGCCTCCGCCACGGACGGCACGCCGAAGGCCGCGACGGCCAAGGCTCCGGCCAAGCCGCGCACGACGAAGCCGAAGGTCACGCCGACCGAGGCTCCGACGACGGCCACCGAGCCGGGCACGGCCGAGTAG
- the purF gene encoding amidophosphoribosyltransferase: MCGIVGIVSTEPANQQVYDSLLLLQHRGQDSTGIATADGSTFHMVKAKGQVREAFRTRDMRSLLGNMGLGHVRYATKGDAANESEAQPFYVNAPYGITLIHNGNLTNTRELSKDLFHVDRRHVNSTSDTELLLNVLATELQGQISGLDLDPDQVFNAVENVHERVEGSYATIALIAGHGLLAFRDPFGIRPLILGKRQTGLVGNDWVVASESLVLEAGGYETVREIAPGEAVFITASGELYSRQCAKNPRLVPCSFEYVYLARPDSVMNGISVYEARLRLGNRLADTIAEYTPMGDIDVVMPIPDSSRPAAMQVAQKLGIEYREGFYKNRYVGRTFIMPGQAQRKKSVRQKLNAMGSEFKGKNILIVDDSIVRGTTSKEIVDMARLAGANKVTFTSAAPPVRYPHVYGINMPSRQELVAHGKKIPDIARELGADNLIYQEVADMKAAILEGSGISDLEMSCFTGEYVTGTVSEEYLEWVERSQLS, translated from the coding sequence ATGTGCGGCATCGTCGGCATCGTCTCAACCGAGCCTGCCAATCAGCAGGTCTACGACAGCCTCCTGCTCCTGCAGCACCGCGGTCAGGACTCCACCGGCATCGCCACCGCCGACGGCAGCACCTTCCACATGGTGAAGGCGAAGGGTCAGGTACGGGAGGCCTTCCGCACCCGCGACATGCGCTCGCTGCTCGGCAACATGGGGCTAGGGCACGTGCGCTACGCGACGAAGGGCGACGCCGCCAACGAGAGCGAGGCGCAGCCGTTCTACGTGAACGCGCCCTACGGCATCACGCTCATCCACAACGGCAACCTCACGAACACGCGTGAGCTCAGCAAGGACCTGTTCCACGTCGACCGCCGTCACGTGAACTCCACGAGCGACACCGAACTCCTCCTCAACGTGCTCGCGACGGAGCTGCAGGGGCAGATCAGCGGCCTCGACCTCGACCCCGACCAGGTGTTCAACGCCGTGGAGAACGTCCACGAGCGCGTCGAGGGCTCCTACGCGACGATCGCCCTCATCGCCGGCCACGGGCTGCTCGCCTTCCGCGACCCGTTCGGCATCCGCCCGCTCATCCTCGGGAAGCGCCAGACGGGTCTGGTCGGGAACGACTGGGTCGTCGCCTCGGAGTCGCTCGTCCTCGAGGCCGGTGGCTACGAGACCGTGCGCGAGATCGCCCCGGGTGAGGCCGTCTTCATCACCGCCTCCGGCGAGCTCTACTCCCGTCAGTGCGCCAAGAACCCCCGGCTCGTCCCGTGTTCCTTCGAGTACGTCTACCTCGCGCGACCCGACTCGGTCATGAACGGCATCTCGGTCTACGAGGCACGGCTGCGGCTCGGCAACCGGCTCGCCGACACGATCGCCGAGTACACACCGATGGGCGACATCGACGTCGTCATGCCGATCCCCGACTCCTCACGGCCCGCGGCCATGCAGGTGGCGCAGAAGCTCGGCATCGAGTACCGCGAGGGCTTCTACAAGAACCGCTACGTGGGCCGCACCTTCATCATGCCGGGCCAGGCCCAGCGCAAGAAGAGCGTGCGCCAGAAGCTCAACGCCATGGGGTCGGAGTTCAAGGGCAAGAACATCCTCATCGTGGACGACTCGATCGTGCGCGGGACCACCTCGAAGGAGATCGTCGACATGGCCCGGCTCGCCGGCGCCAACAAGGTGACGTTCACCTCTGCTGCCCCACCCGTCCGGTACCCGCACGTGTACGGCATCAACATGCCGTCGCGGCAGGAACTCGTCGCGCACGGGAAGAAGATCCCCGACATCGCCCGCGAGCTGGGCGCCGACAACCTCATCTACCAGGAGGTCGCCGACATGAAGGCCGCCATCCTCGAGGGGTCCGGCATCAGCGACCTCGAGATGAGCTGCTTCACCGGTGAGTACGTCACGGGCACCGTCTCCGAGGAGTACCTCGAGTGGGTCGAGCGCTCGCAGCTCTCCTGA
- the purM gene encoding phosphoribosylformylglycinamidine cyclo-ligase, which produces MTSSTTYREAGVDTAAGDRAVDLMKAAVAKTHGPEVFGGFGGFAGLFDASALTSFRRPLLATSTDGVGTKVAIAQAIDKHDTIGQDLVGMVVDDIVVVGAKPLFMTDYIACGKVHPERIASIVSGIARACSDTGTALIGGETAEHPGLLGVDDYDVAGACTGAVEADAILGEHRVEDGDVILALASSGLHSNGFSLVRHILAQAGVGYSDHSDELGTTFGEALLEPTRLYTLPLLRLLDAPAFAGGVHSLSHVTGGGIAANLARVLPKGSWAEVDRSTWSPAPVFRTLSDLAGSTLESSEGTWNLGVGFFAVVSPALAADITAALEADGIATWQVGTVHLGADAATHDLTGFEQGAKGVDGGAVRLVGAYRD; this is translated from the coding sequence ATGACCTCATCCACCACCTATCGGGAAGCCGGTGTCGACACCGCAGCCGGTGACCGCGCCGTCGACCTCATGAAGGCTGCCGTCGCCAAGACGCACGGCCCCGAGGTGTTCGGTGGGTTCGGTGGCTTCGCCGGCCTCTTCGACGCCTCGGCGCTCACCTCCTTCCGTCGCCCGCTGCTCGCGACCTCCACCGACGGCGTCGGCACGAAGGTCGCGATCGCGCAGGCGATCGACAAGCACGACACCATCGGTCAGGACCTCGTCGGCATGGTCGTCGACGACATCGTCGTGGTGGGCGCGAAGCCGCTCTTCATGACCGACTACATCGCCTGCGGCAAGGTGCACCCCGAGCGCATCGCCTCGATCGTGTCGGGCATCGCCCGCGCCTGTTCCGACACCGGTACCGCACTCATCGGTGGCGAGACGGCCGAGCACCCCGGGCTCCTCGGGGTCGACGACTACGACGTCGCCGGAGCCTGCACCGGAGCCGTCGAAGCGGATGCGATCCTCGGGGAGCACCGGGTGGAGGACGGCGACGTCATCCTCGCCCTCGCGTCCTCCGGTCTGCACTCGAACGGCTTCTCCCTCGTCCGCCACATCCTCGCCCAGGCGGGCGTCGGCTACAGCGACCACAGCGACGAGCTCGGCACCACCTTCGGTGAGGCCCTCCTGGAACCGACGCGCCTCTACACCCTCCCGCTCCTGCGCCTGCTCGACGCCCCCGCGTTCGCCGGCGGCGTGCACTCGCTCAGCCACGTCACGGGCGGCGGCATCGCCGCGAACCTCGCACGCGTCCTCCCGAAGGGCTCCTGGGCCGAGGTCGACCGCTCCACCTGGAGCCCCGCTCCCGTGTTCCGCACCTTGAGCGACCTCGCAGGCTCCACGCTGGAGTCCAGCGAAGGCACCTGGAACCTCGGTGTCGGGTTCTTCGCCGTCGTGTCGCCCGCGCTGGCGGCCGACATCACCGCGGCGCTCGAGGCCGACGGCATCGCGACCTGGCAGGTCGGCACCGTGCACCTCGGTGCAGACGCCGCCACCCACGACCTCACCGGCTTCGAGCAGGGCGCGAAGGGGGTCGACGGCGGCGCCGTCCGCCTCGTCGGCGCCTACCGCGACTGA
- the zapE gene encoding cell division protein ZapE has translation MDTIETTGRIPSDDASEQDVLAAVVAAARDAGFTLEPEQLEVVRRLAALPIGGDEPAHLYLWGAAGRGKTWLLDAFFAALPTPRRGRVHFHSFFRGLHASIHRLRTEAADAARATGEPGAGSRAAAGAVVNAVEQAVDELLDDVDVVLFDEFHVHDPGDGMLMIRLLEALFARQVTLLTSSNFRPQDLLPDPVYHHLFEPGIAMIEANMTVVELGGSADHRRTSPIRRRDGFARGSWSVAGEAADAHLATLGLHRPRPDEATTLAISGHTFRAAAAGDGTVWFTAAELLERPTSVGDYLAWTADYDRWVLDALPASHELTREARARFVHLVDALCDLGVELHVVAATDRETFITAPGLGRGGFARDAVRTRSRLALLREIG, from the coding sequence GTGGACACGATCGAGACGACTGGGAGGATCCCGTCCGACGACGCGTCCGAGCAGGACGTGCTCGCGGCCGTCGTCGCCGCCGCGCGCGACGCCGGCTTCACCCTGGAGCCCGAACAGCTCGAGGTGGTGCGCCGGCTGGCGGCCTTGCCGATCGGCGGGGACGAGCCTGCACACCTGTATCTCTGGGGTGCCGCCGGTCGCGGCAAGACCTGGCTGCTCGACGCGTTCTTCGCCGCCCTCCCGACGCCGCGGAGAGGACGGGTCCACTTCCACTCCTTCTTCCGCGGGCTGCACGCCTCGATCCATCGGCTCCGCACCGAGGCCGCCGACGCCGCCCGGGCGACGGGTGAGCCCGGCGCCGGCTCCCGCGCGGCGGCCGGAGCGGTCGTGAACGCGGTCGAGCAGGCCGTCGACGAACTGCTCGACGACGTCGACGTCGTGCTCTTCGACGAGTTCCACGTGCACGATCCGGGTGACGGCATGCTCATGATCCGGCTGCTCGAGGCGCTCTTCGCCCGGCAGGTGACCCTGTTGACGAGTTCGAACTTCCGGCCGCAGGACCTCCTGCCCGATCCGGTGTACCACCACCTCTTCGAGCCGGGCATCGCGATGATCGAGGCGAACATGACCGTGGTCGAGCTCGGCGGTTCGGCGGATCACCGCCGTACCTCCCCGATCCGCAGACGCGACGGCTTCGCCCGGGGCAGCTGGTCCGTCGCCGGCGAGGCCGCGGACGCCCACCTCGCCACCCTCGGCCTCCACCGTCCCCGTCCCGACGAGGCGACGACGCTGGCGATCAGCGGGCACACCTTTCGCGCGGCCGCCGCGGGCGACGGCACCGTCTGGTTCACCGCGGCGGAGCTCCTCGAGCGTCCGACGTCCGTCGGCGACTACCTCGCCTGGACGGCGGATTACGACCGGTGGGTGCTCGACGCGCTGCCGGCGTCCCACGAGCTCACCCGTGAGGCTCGCGCCCGGTTCGTCCACCTCGTCGACGCGCTCTGCGACCTCGGCGTCGAACTGCACGTCGTCGCGGCGACCGACCGGGAGACCTTCATCACTGCTCCCGGCCTCGGCCGGGGCGGCTTCGCCCGCGACGCGGTCCGGACGCGCAGCCGGCTCGCCCTCCTGCGCGAGATCGGCTGA
- a CDS encoding glycosyltransferase family 2 protein: MTSNIDPATSRPDDAEPAGAHDPLDAVEETTLDATIVIPTYNGEMYLEQILTAIEGQEYDGTFETLVIDSGSTDRTLDIVAAHPDVRLHVIPNSEFGHGRTRQLAARLARGKVVAYLTHDAIPGDARWLHELTAPLDPDGMDVVAVMGKQVARPNCFPLLKYEITDVFRNFGPDFGTTVFANDGFADGNGGLLDALAFYSDVNSATRRELLLGDIPYRDLPYSEDMAFGADIIAAGLRKAYAPRGWVIHSNDLTLDEYRKRIFDETTALRRIGKPVTRVSRFRQVAYTVFGALRDAKRIVRDRQYGWKRRAYWFVMNPAYHAAKWSSYYVASRVDLNDEAAMRAGSLEHSRK; encoded by the coding sequence GTGACCTCCAACATCGACCCAGCGACGAGCCGTCCCGACGACGCCGAGCCCGCCGGCGCCCACGATCCCCTCGACGCCGTCGAGGAGACGACGCTCGACGCCACGATCGTCATCCCCACGTACAACGGTGAGATGTACCTCGAGCAGATCCTCACCGCGATCGAGGGGCAGGAGTACGACGGCACCTTCGAGACCCTGGTGATCGACTCCGGGTCGACCGACCGCACCCTCGACATCGTCGCCGCGCATCCGGACGTCCGCCTGCACGTCATCCCGAACAGCGAGTTCGGTCACGGCAGGACCCGCCAGCTCGCAGCCCGGCTCGCCCGTGGCAAGGTCGTCGCCTACCTGACGCACGACGCGATCCCCGGCGATGCACGGTGGCTGCACGAGCTCACCGCGCCGCTCGATCCCGACGGCATGGACGTCGTCGCGGTCATGGGCAAGCAGGTCGCCCGCCCGAACTGCTTCCCGCTGCTGAAGTACGAGATCACCGACGTCTTCCGCAACTTCGGACCGGACTTCGGGACGACGGTCTTCGCGAACGACGGCTTCGCCGACGGGAACGGCGGCCTGCTCGACGCCCTCGCGTTCTACTCCGACGTCAACTCGGCCACGCGGCGAGAGCTCCTGCTCGGTGACATCCCCTACCGCGACCTGCCCTACTCCGAGGACATGGCGTTCGGTGCCGACATCATCGCGGCGGGCCTACGGAAGGCGTACGCACCGCGCGGCTGGGTGATCCACTCCAACGACCTCACGCTCGACGAGTACCGCAAGCGCATCTTCGATGAGACGACGGCGCTCCGCCGCATCGGCAAGCCCGTCACACGCGTGAGCCGGTTCCGTCAGGTGGCCTACACGGTGTTCGGCGCCCTGCGCGACGCGAAGCGGATCGTCCGAGACCGGCAGTACGGTTGGAAGCGCCGTGCGTACTGGTTCGTCATGAACCCCGCGTACCACGCGGCGAAGTGGAGCAGCTACTACGTCGCCTCCCGCGTCGACCTGAACGACGAGGCCGCCATGCGTGCCGGCTCGTTGGAACACAGCCGCAAGTAA
- a CDS encoding sterol carrier family protein — MVRPRITDAVGRAALEQALGDGPVARTDMATAVRYLLELLVERAPGNTVEVRVPPFGAVQCIEGPRHTRGTPPNVVEMDASTWLALASGRIDWAAAMAGGTVHASGQRADLSGLVPLLLPR, encoded by the coding sequence ATGGTCAGACCCAGGATCACCGACGCCGTCGGTCGCGCCGCCCTCGAGCAGGCGCTCGGTGACGGACCGGTGGCGCGCACCGACATGGCGACCGCGGTGCGGTACCTGCTGGAGCTCCTCGTCGAACGGGCGCCGGGCAACACCGTCGAGGTACGGGTGCCGCCGTTCGGAGCGGTGCAGTGCATCGAGGGCCCGCGGCACACCCGGGGAACACCGCCGAACGTCGTGGAGATGGACGCGTCCACCTGGCTCGCCCTCGCCTCGGGCCGCATCGACTGGGCCGCGGCGATGGCCGGAGGGACGGTCCACGCTTCGGGGCAACGGGCGGACCTCTCCGGTCTCGTGCCCCTGCTCCTGCCGCGCTGA